GATAAATTTGTTGTATTTTTAATCGACATTGTTTCAAGAATTTTTGCTGCTCGCTCGTTAAGATTTTCAATTATTCCATAATATTTGTTAATCCAATCTCTATAAATATTTGTAACTTCATATGTATTCTGCATGATTATCAAAATAATATTATATTTAAAGGAATAAAAACTTATCCTAACACTCCGCCTAATTTTATATTTAAAAGTGATAAAAAATAATATATGATAAAAATATTGGCCTAAAGTGGATCATCTATTGGTGTTTCACCTAAAACTGTGATCGCGGTTGCTAATAGTATTACTGCTATAGTTAATAGTTGATATTTGTGTGTCTTTATTAAGAGATTAACCTTGTCTAACATTTTGTATCATTATGTATTTAGTTTTACATATTTTTAAACTTTTCCATTTTTGTATCATGAATTGATGAGGGATAGTTTAGAATTATTCAAAATTTTGATGGTGCGTTTTATGATAGTCAATTTTTGTTTGATGACACTTTAATAGTACCATGTGTTTATATATTTGTGTTCTTGTAGTATTTGTTTTTCTGGGTTTTTGTATGCTCGGCATGTGCTTTGTAGTTGGCATGCGTTGCATTTTGGGTTTTGGTGTGTGCATATGTTTTTTCCGTGTGCCCAGAGGTAGTCGTCTAGTCTGTCCGGTGGTTGGTTTGAGAGTTCTGAGAGTTTTTTGTATGCTCTTCTTGTTTGTAGTCTTATTATGATGTCTTCTTCGTATGTTGCTTCTCTTTGGTTTATGAAGATTGTTGGATCTTCCGTTTCTATTATTCCTGTTCTTATTGCTATTCTTGTTAGGTGGTTGTCTATTGGTAGTTGCATGTTTTGTGGGTCTGTTGGTTTGAAGAGGTTTCTTCTTATGAGGAATTTTGCTAATAAGTATGATTTCTTTTCTACTGGGTCTTGGTATGCTTTGAATATTTTTAGTTCGTTTATTAATCCTTTTTTGTTTTTGAGTTTTTGGTTTGTTTGTTGTATTAGGTTTTCTACTTTTCCGTCGTAGATTTTTATTAGTTTCCATCCTACGTCTCTTAGTAGCTGTGCTCTTACTTCTGGGTCTCTGATTGTTCCCGTGTCTGAGGTTAGCCATTTTTTTATGTTTGTTTCTGTTATGTTTGCTAGGTTTTCTGGTGCAAAGAAGTCTTTGTTTTTGTCGTACATTGTTTTTCCGAGTTTGTATAGCAGGTTTGCGCCTGAGTATTCTCTGTTTCCTATCTTTGAGGCAAATGTTGTTTGTCCTGGTATTTGCGTTCTATGGTCTATTGCTACCATTGTCAGGAAGTATCTTAAAATGTTTTCTGTGTTGTCGTTGGCTGATGGATATAGTTCAGGATCTGTGAGGGGGTCTGTTTGTATTTTTATTTGTTTGAATGCTTCTGCTAGTTCTTCTATCTGTTTCCATACTATTCTGATCATTGGTGTTTATATTGTTTTTAGGATATTTAAGTGTTTAAGTTGTTAAGGTGTTTTTTGAGGAATTCTATAATGTGTATTGTTTGTTTTGTTATGTTTTCTACTTTTTGTGGTCCATGTCCTTCCTCTGGTATTATGTGTAGTTCGAAGGTTTTGTTTGATTCCAGCAGTTTCATTGCGTATTTGAGTATTGGTTTTAATGGGACACGTGAGTCGTTTGCTCTGTGCCATATTAGTAAGGGTGTTTTTAGGTTTTCAACAAAGTTTGTTGCTGATCTGTCTTTGTATAGTTCTGTTTTCTGTTCTGGTTTTCCTGCCATGAGTTTTTCTATGAAGTTTCTGAAAATTGAATCTGAGAGTTCGTACATTTCTAGCCAGTCTACTATTCCCACAGCTGCTGCGGCTGCTTTCCATAGTTCTGGTGCTTTTACTGTAGCTATATATGTCATGAATCCTCCATAGCTAGCTCCTGTGATAGCAATTTTGTTTGCGTCTGCTAGCCCTATGTTTACTGCGTATGTTCTTGCATGTATTATGTCCTGTAAGTCTCCTCCTCCTGGATCTCCTATGTCTAGGTATTGGAATTCTGGTCCATATCCTGTTGATCCTCTAAAGTTTGGTGCTATTACATGTAGTCCTGAGATCGCTAGGGCTTGCATTGAAGGATTCCATTCGTTTGATACTTCCCACCATGGTCCTCCGTGAACCCATATTACTGTTGGTCCCGGTTTCTTAGTGTTTTTCGATTCTATAATGTATGCTGGTATTTCTAGGCCATCATATGATTTGTATTTTGTGAATATTGGTTCATTTAGTTCGTTTATTAATTCTTGTGGCACTTTTGGTTTTATTATTATTTCCATTTTCCCGTTTTCTATTGTGATTCTGTAGATTGATCTTGGCGATGAAAGTGATGAGTGCGCGATGTAAAGGTGCCTATTATCTTTAGTTATTTTTGAATTTGATATAAATCCTCTTGGTGTATTAAGTTTTGTTACTGTTCCATTGTCAAGGTTTTCAATGTATATATTTGTTTCTCCGTTTCTTTTTGCAATGTAGTACACTGCGTTTTTATTACGGAACCATTCATAGTTTATGAAATCTAATCCGTATTCCTTTGCTTTTAAATATCGTATCTCATTATTTTTTATATCATATATTGCTAAATTGTATACTTTTAAGTTTTCTGCATTTGTTGTGAAAAGGACCTCTTGACCATCTGGGCTAATGATGGGTGTTAAATTTTCTGAGCCGTCTTTTGGTGTATAGAGTAGTACTCTATCTTTAATCGTATCGTAAAGAATTAGGTATGAGACCTTTGGTTCATCGACGGACCAACTGTACCCTGTTATTAGGTTTTTGTTCCAATCTGTTATGAACATGCCTGCGCTTCTCTCATATATTATTTCATAGTCTCCATTAGGCTTCATTAAAAAGAGCTTATTAGATTCTTGATCTGCACCAGTGAGCACTATCATGTTTGCGTCTGGAGAGATTTTGAGTGTTAAGATTCTTGTTGGTGGTAAATTGCTTATTTTCTTTTCGGAACCTTTTATTGCATCTGTTATGAATACTTGATGCTTTTCATTTCCACCTCTATCTCTTGCAAAGATTACTAACTCGCTGTCTTCATGAACATCAACACTAGTAACTCTGTCTTCACCATAGGAGATTTGTCTCTTTACCATGGTTGAAAGATCTAAGCTCCATAACTGATATGATCCAGTCTCATTTGAGAGATAGACAAGATGTTTATCTTTGTTTGCTAAACCTGCAAGATAAATGTCTGGAATTTTAAAGAGCTCTTCAACTTTATTTTTCCAACCCATCGCCACTCAAAACAGTTAACTATGACAGACTTATATATGTTTAAACTCTATATAATTTTCCTCAAAAGATAAACACATGTTTCTATTTGACTTAAAATATCCGAACAAGATTGCTATCTTTAATGTGACAAATATCAATCAATATTAAATACAGAAAACTAATCACATAGATTCCTCTGATTTTCTTAATAAATTGTTTAAATTGTTATCGTACTTTTGTATATGAAGAATAGGTTTAAATATGATATGTTGTATTTTGATATGATAGGTGATATATGTGGAGACATTCGATCTTGTGATAATCGGCGGTGGTTCAGCAGCTTTTGCCGCAGCGATTAAGGCATCGGAGTTTGATGCGAGCGTAGCGATGATTGAACGAAGCACTATTGGTGGAACCTGTGTGAACGTCGGATGCGTGCCCAGCAAGCGCATGTTGAGGGTAGGAGAAGTCTATTACTATAGTGACTATAATTACAGTGGAATAGCTCTTGAACAAGGTGCACTAAATTTTGAAGCAATAGTAAGACAAAAAGATGACATCGTTCTCGATCTTAGAGCCACGAAGTATTCTGATGTGCTTAAGAGTCTGTCTAACGCCACTCTCATTAAGGGATCAGCAAAATTCGTTTCAAAGGATCATATAGATGTGAATGGTCAAATAATTCGAGGGAAGAAATTCATAGTTGCTACAGGTTCTTCACCAAGGATATTATCCATAGAGGGGATAAACAAGGTCGACTATCTCACGAATGTCGAAGCGCTCAGTCTTAGAGAGCTGCCCAAGTCAATGCTAATAATTGGTGGAAGAGCGCTGGCTTTAGAATTTGCTCAAATGTACGCTCACTTTGGAACTAACGTTACAGTTCTCCAAAGAAGTCCAAGAATAATACCTAATGAGGAGCCGGAGATATCTGAGGCACTTAGAACATATCTCGAAGATGAGGGAATAGAAATCCATACTGGTGTTACCATCAAGAGAGTTCAGCAACGAAACGGGTCTAAGATCGTCATTGCTCAGATAGAGGGGAAAGAAAGGGATTTTGAAGCTGAGCAGCTCTTGATAGCCACTGGTAGGATCCCAAACACCTCTAACTTGGGGTTAGAGAGGGTAGGAGTAAAATTAAGAGAGGATGGAGCAATACTTGTAAATGATGAAATGAGGACAACAGCTCCAAACATTTGGGCTGCAGGAGATGTAACAGGACAACCGATGCTCGAACCGGTCGCTGCAAAGGAGGGGGCAATAGCAGCTGAAAACGCTCTATCTAATGCTGGAAGAAAGATGGATTTCTCAGCTGTGCCCCATGCTATATTCACTACTCCTCAAGTTGCTAGCGTGGGTATGACAGAGGCCCAGGTAGTAGCACAAGGATACATATGCAATTGTAGAGTTCTTGATATGTCCCTTGTTCCTAAGGCGAAGATTATCGGTGATACGCGTGGTTTAATAAAGATGGTTACAGATTACAAAACAGGACGTATACTTGGTGTTCACATACTATCATATGCAGCCGCTGAGATAATTCATGAAGCCGTCTTAGCAGTGAAATTTAAGCTTACGATAGATGACATTATCGATACGGTCCATATCTTTCCCACAATGGCAGAGTCTATTAAACTGGCTGCTCTATCATTCAAGAAAGACATATCAAAAGTGAGCTGCTGTGTAGAGTGAATAAGAACCGCGTTGTAAGACAGTTAACTTCTATTACCATCTGTTCAGTCCTGCCTTAAAGGTTTCATAGGTGGCTTTTAGGAGCAATAGTAAAAACACTCCCATTAAGAGCTCCATAATTGATGCAAAGAGTTTTACAAAAACTTAGATAATGAATGATTTTATTAAACATGTAAAAAGTTAAAAAATTTAATTATTGTTTCAGTGGTATGAATATTCCTACCAGTGTTTTTAATCCATAGGTTTTTATTATGTTAATTATAAATACTAGATATCCTATGGCCATTATTATTGCAAATGCTGTTCCGATGTACATGTACGGTAAGTACATTGATGTTCCAAAGTATAAGTCTCTTCTTAGCATGCCTGCTGTTCCAGCTAATCCTACTGAGATTGCCATACCAACGCTTCCAATCATCCAAAGCCAGAAGTGAAGGTTACTAAGTTTTTCACTTATTAATCCTCTGCCTGTCAACATTGGTAGAAGCGTATAAATGACTGCAAATATTAAGCTACTTAATCCTGCTAGGAGCATCATATGAATGTGTATTCCAGCTATCCATTGTGTATTGTGTATTATCACGTTCAACCCGTAGTTTGCTTGTACAAGCCCTGCGAATCCTCCAAGTGCAAACCCAAAGATTGCTCCTAACATGAATTTTAATGACATGCTTGATTTTATGGGACGCCCGAACCATAATGTTATTAATGCTGTGAAGAAACTGAGCCCCATTGTAAAGAATTCGCCCCATGTGATGAACTGTCCTGAAACTAATCTTAGCATCGCAGGTTGTGGTCTGTCAGAGAGTAGGTGATGACTCCATACTCCCATTGATACTATTAAATCTGCGAGTATTACATAGCGTACTACTCTTTCACCGTAAAGTGCTCGATTTGCCAATAATGGTGCTAATAAATATAATGTTCCTGCAGTCCAGATTAAAACATCACCATCAGCTATCATATCTAATCCCCACCAGTACCAATTTTTATAAATAAGTGGATCAACAAATTGTGGATTTAAATATGTTCCCATAATAGCTGAAATACTGTAAATAAGGATTATTAATCCGGCTACTATTAGTACTATTGAATTTATTACTGCATCTATTGAACCCCTCATGACAGATACTATGAAAACTGGAGGAGGTGGATCAGCTCCTGCACCATCCATGTTAGAAAGACGTTTCGTGTGTCTGATATGATTTAGAAGTCCAAGTAATGCATCGATCCCGAAAGCTGCGATGAGAAAGTTCCTAATAACTTTCTGTTCTCTTCTCTTGTGAGAAAATATTGTTGCGAAGATGTTAAATATGAAGAGCAGCACTGAAATCTCGATAAGCGCAACGCCTACAGAATAAGTTAATGCTCCTATTGGCTCAAACCTATTCCATGCTACAGGAAGCGGCCAGTAAAGTGTGTATAATGCTCCATAACGGAAGAAGAATCCGGCTGACCATGCTATTATTACTCCGGCAGTTTGCATCCATAATCCGATCATTGCTATCTTTTTACTGTAAAGTTCTTTATTGAGTAGTTTTGGTACCAAGTAATAAAATGCTCCCATTACAGCTAAGTATGCCCAACCGTAGATCCCAACTATAGGATGTGCTGTCATTACTGCAAAGTAATGATCATAAGATAAGAGTGGTATATTATCAAGCTCAACTCGCATCATCATTCCTTCTATGCCTGCTACTGCAAGAAAGAGTAATGCTATTATTTCATATCTAAGAGTGATTTTTTCTATTGGTAATGTTGATTGTGACATTATGGTACCACCTCTATTGCATTAGGGAGAACCATGTAAGGATGTTCTGGTCCTGAGTATTCGGTTGATCTTATTGTATAGTTTCCTGGTTCGTTAAAAATCCATATTATACTATTGTTATACCATGGAATGACTTGCATCTGAAAGACCATACTTCCATCATTTCGAAAAACTCCAAAACCATACGTTACGTCTTTAGACGTCACTATGAATTCTACAGGCTCATTGACTTTAATTGTCATAGGATTGCTAGGTAAGTAAAACGTATAATTGTTCATTGTTATGTAAAATATTTTTGTAGGTTTTGCTGATGCCCACGGCAGTAACCATTTTTGCCATGGTAATAATGTTAGTGTTATTATGTTAAAAATGAGAAACACAATTACTAAGAATACTAACCACTCTTTTTCCTCTTTTCCCATCCCACCATGCTCTCCTCCATTGAGACTTTTTTGTCTTGGTTTTGTAAGTTTTATTGCAAAGATCACGAAAAATGTTAATACGGCGAAGAAATAAGCTCCATAAGCTAGTTCTATGATTTGCTGAATATACATAGGATTTTCACCAAATTAATATATAACCCTCTTTGAATTTAAAAATTATACCGAATATATTCGGTTAAATATAAATAGTTGTTAACAAGTATATTTATTATGAAACATAAACTTTTAACGATAAATATAAAACCGGAGAAGGTTTCTCTAGCATATCAGTTAGAAAAATATGATACTAAAGCTAGGCTACTTGGTTGTAAGCTTGTTAGAGGTTATAAGGCTCTTCTTATGATAGAAATTATTCATGATGACAATTATAAAAAATTGATCTCCTCATTAAAGAATGCATTAGGTAAAAGAAATGTCATTGTAGTGAATGAAAATGATTCAAGATCGTTTTTAATAACTACATTGAAGCATCGTGCTATACATGATGCCGTCAGCAAGTCAAAAACTTTCTGTATAACTTGTCCTTTTATAACACCGTCAAGACCTGACGGTTATGTATCGTGGACTGTGTTAGTACCTTCATCAGAATCAGCAAAGAATTTTATTAAAATTCTTGAGCAAAGAAATGTTGAGGTAAAGAGTGTTAGCTCAAATAAGATAGCAGTTAACCCACTTACTGCAAGAGAATTTGAAATTTTAAGAACAGCTTATAATTTAGGATACTATGATTATCCAAGATTAATTAGTTTTAACGAATTAGCTAAAAAGTTAGGTATTGTCCCATCCACGCTTTCAGAAGAACTGCGGAAAGCTGAAAAAAAGGTTATAACAATCTATATGAGAAATCTCCTTAAACCTCTTTCAATTACCTCATTCCATGAAAATAGGTTTACAACCTCAGCATACTGAAAAAGCTTTCGAGAGATCAAGAACCATTCTTTAACGGTGTTACTATTATAAGATATGCTTCGTATTTTGTAATCAATTAATACTTCATCATACATGGTTTTTTGCTTTTTATATTCTTTTGATTACCTCAACGCACTAAAGGGCAAAATCTTCATACGTAAATACTTATCATACAAAAATGTATTCATGGTAGGATTTCATGAAGTCCATAACATTAATTTAAACATTTCTAACTATAGTTGGGTCGTCAAGAAAACTTTATATATTAAATATTCAATATACTTAGGGTGATAGTTTTGCAAAGTTATGGATTAAGTATTGTTTACAAAGAGTTTATAGATTTGATAAAAATACCGAATAATCAAGAGAAAGAAGCAAAAATGCGAGCATTCTTCACTAAATTAAACGATATGAAATTGCCTGATTATTTTAACTGGGAGTGGGAAATATTTGAGGGTATTCATGTAAGGGAATATGGACAAAGAGTAGGATTACATTGGGTCAACTTAGATACACAAGAGGAAAGAAAATATTCTTACAGTGATTTATCTAATGAAACTAATAAGCTCATTAATTATTTGAGGGGTAACGGATTAAGCAAAGGAGATTCTCTTTATATGATGATGCCTCTTATACCTGAATTATGGGTTACGTTCTTAGCTGTTATAAAGGCTGGATTTGTGGGTGTCCCAATAGCTACAACACTTACTTTGGCAGATTTAATCTACAGGTTTAATGCGTATCCACCAAAAGCTATAATAGCGGATGAACAATCAGTAAAATTAATAGATGAGAGCATAGAGAAGACTGGAATAAAACCTGTTGTTAAACTGGTTATTGGAGAAAAAAGTGGTTGGGAAAGTTATGAATCTATTAAAAGTGAATCAACTAGAGCGGAGCCTGCAATGACAAGAAATGATGATCCTATATTTTTATATTTTACGAGTGGAACAACAGGTATGCCAAAGAGAGTTATTCATACTGCAACTAGTTATCCTGTAGGGCATCTCAGTACTGCTATGATAATAAATGTTCAACCTGGGGGGGTTCATAATAATTTAAGTGCTCCGGGATGGGCTAAGTATGCATGGAGTTCTTTCTTTGCACCGTTCAATGTTGGGGCCACTGTAACAGGATTTTATTATTCAGGACGACTTGAACCTGATAAATATCTTCATGCCATAGAAGAGTTAAAAGTATCAACTTTTTGTGCTCCACCCACAGCTTGGAGAGCTTTCTTAAAAAGTGGTATGAAAAAATTTAATTTTGATTATCTTTATGATGCTGTCTCTGCAGGTGAACCCTTAGGAATTGGAGTTTATAAAAAAGTTTTAGAAGAAGCTAAATTAGAAGTAAGAGATTTTTATGGTCAAACTGAGACTACTGCAATGATAGGTAATCCTCCATGGTTTAGGGGTAATAAAATAAAGCCAGGCTCCATAGGTATACCAACTTTTATGTATAATATGATACTATTGGATGATAACGGGAATGAGATAACAAAGCCTGGAGAGATAGGTCATATAGCCGTTAAATTAACTCCCTGGAGACCATTAGGTTTACTCAAAAGTTACATGGAAAAAGAAAAGAACGAAGAAGTATTCAGAAATGAATATTATCTAACAGGTGATAAAGCGTTCTTTGATGAAGATGGATATTGGTGGTTTGTGGGTAGGAGTGATGATGTGATTAAGACTAGTGATTACAGAGTAGGACCAACAGAAATAGAGAGTGTACTTATCCAACATCCTGCTATAGCAGAAATTGCAGTAGTAGCCAGCCCGCATCCAGAAAGATACCAAATCGTTAAAGCATTCGTAGTCCTAAAACCTGGATACGAACCATCAAAAGAATTAGCACTGAACATATTTATGTATGCGAAGAAAACATTGCCATATTATAAAGTACCTAGAATAATAGAATTTGTTAATGACCTCCCTAAAACAATAAGCGGCAAAATTCTAAGACGAGAACTTCGAAAAATGGAGGAGGAGAAGAAATCCAAAGGTATTAAAGAAATTTACGAGTACTTTTATGATGAGTTCCCGGAACTTAAAAAAACCTAGTCTTTCTCCACATCATCTTGATATTTTACATAACCTAAGGATTTTGCTTTATAAAAATTTTCAAGAGCTTTTATAGGATTATCAGAATGTATAAGTATTATCTCAATATACTTTGTTCCGGCATTCCCTAAAAATTCTGCAATAAAAGACCCATCATTAATATAAGTCGCATTCAAAAATACTGACCTGATAGGTATCCCTAGATCCTTCACAGTATATTTTATTAAATTGAGTACAACATTTTTATCCCTATCCCACATACTCAATAGTGATGATAAGGTTACATCAAGCTGTAACATGACTCCAAATAAATACAGGTAAACCATTACCCTCACCATAATGTATTCAACCTAAATGTAAATAAACAAATCAATAAAAAAAGTAACAAAGATTAAGCAATTACACAATATTAAATAGTCATTAATGTATAAACATCCATTCATCATTCTTTATCACAATTCAATTGCTATTCTTTACAGCATAAAGCTAAAAACCCTTGTTCCCAGTCTATTTCAACATTTGAATATCCTATGGTAGAATCAGGAGCTATCTGCAAAGACCACATTATCAGCCTACTAATACCTCTAAGGAAGTATCATCAAGAGCTTACTAAACTAATCAACAATTTGCTCGGGACTAAAACTCTAGGATTTCTTATCGAGAACAGATAAACGACGTGACAAAGTAGATGAACGCATCTTTAGTATTAAAAATCTTTTAATCGTAATTTAAGTATTTTAATAAGGAGTTTATTGTTGTTCCCTATATAGCGTTGTGATTATAATACCTAGCACGACTATTATTCCTCCTATCACAGTTGATATCGTCGGTATTTCATTAAAGATAATTATAGCCAATACGCTAGCACCAACAGGTTCCCCTAGAATACTTACACTTACTATTGATGCTTTCAGGTATTTCAAGGCATAATTATAGGAATTGTGCCCAAGTCCTGATGGTATTAATGCTAATGCTAAAAATATTAGCATTTCATGCAATGACGAGACCATTACATTATTCATTAAAAATAATGCTATAATGAAAAGTGTTATAGATGCTATCCCATATACCGTAAACGTATATGACACCAAAT
This region of Thermoprotei archaeon genomic DNA includes:
- a CDS encoding queuosine salvage family protein, coding for MIRIVWKQIEELAEAFKQIKIQTDPLTDPELYPSANDNTENILRYFLTMVAIDHRTQIPGQTTFASKIGNREYSGANLLYKLGKTMYDKNKDFFAPENLANITETNIKKWLTSDTGTIRDPEVRAQLLRDVGWKLIKIYDGKVENLIQQTNQKLKNKKGLINELKIFKAYQDPVEKKSYLLAKFLIRRNLFKPTDPQNMQLPIDNHLTRIAIRTGIIETEDPTIFINQREATYEEDIIIRLQTRRAYKKLSELSNQPPDRLDDYLWAHGKNICTHQNPKCNACQLQSTCRAYKNPEKQILQEHKYINTWYY
- the merA gene encoding mercury(II) reductase — protein: MIYVETFDLVIIGGGSAAFAAAIKASEFDASVAMIERSTIGGTCVNVGCVPSKRMLRVGEVYYYSDYNYSGIALEQGALNFEAIVRQKDDIVLDLRATKYSDVLKSLSNATLIKGSAKFVSKDHIDVNGQIIRGKKFIVATGSSPRILSIEGINKVDYLTNVEALSLRELPKSMLIIGGRALALEFAQMYAHFGTNVTVLQRSPRIIPNEEPEISEALRTYLEDEGIEIHTGVTIKRVQQRNGSKIVIAQIEGKERDFEAEQLLIATGRIPNTSNLGLERVGVKLREDGAILVNDEMRTTAPNIWAAGDVTGQPMLEPVAAKEGAIAAENALSNAGRKMDFSAVPHAIFTTPQVASVGMTEAQVVAQGYICNCRVLDMSLVPKAKIIGDTRGLIKMVTDYKTGRILGVHILSYAAAEIIHEAVLAVKFKLTIDDIIDTVHIFPTMAESIKLAALSFKKDISKVSCCVE
- a CDS encoding AMP-binding protein yields the protein MIVLQSYGLSIVYKEFIDLIKIPNNQEKEAKMRAFFTKLNDMKLPDYFNWEWEIFEGIHVREYGQRVGLHWVNLDTQEERKYSYSDLSNETNKLINYLRGNGLSKGDSLYMMMPLIPELWVTFLAVIKAGFVGVPIATTLTLADLIYRFNAYPPKAIIADEQSVKLIDESIEKTGIKPVVKLVIGEKSGWESYESIKSESTRAEPAMTRNDDPIFLYFTSGTTGMPKRVIHTATSYPVGHLSTAMIINVQPGGVHNNLSAPGWAKYAWSSFFAPFNVGATVTGFYYSGRLEPDKYLHAIEELKVSTFCAPPTAWRAFLKSGMKKFNFDYLYDAVSAGEPLGIGVYKKVLEEAKLEVRDFYGQTETTAMIGNPPWFRGNKIKPGSIGIPTFMYNMILLDDNGNEITKPGEIGHIAVKLTPWRPLGLLKSYMEKEKNEEVFRNEYYLTGDKAFFDEDGYWWFVGRSDDVIKTSDYRVGPTEIESVLIQHPAIAEIAVVASPHPERYQIVKAFVVLKPGYEPSKELALNIFMYAKKTLPYYKVPRIIEFVNDLPKTISGKILRRELRKMEEEKKSKGIKEIYEYFYDEFPELKKT
- a CDS encoding cbb3-type cytochrome c oxidase subunit I; its protein translation is MSQSTLPIEKITLRYEIIALLFLAVAGIEGMMMRVELDNIPLLSYDHYFAVMTAHPIVGIYGWAYLAVMGAFYYLVPKLLNKELYSKKIAMIGLWMQTAGVIIAWSAGFFFRYGALYTLYWPLPVAWNRFEPIGALTYSVGVALIEISVLLFIFNIFATIFSHKRREQKVIRNFLIAAFGIDALLGLLNHIRHTKRLSNMDGAGADPPPPVFIVSVMRGSIDAVINSIVLIVAGLIILIYSISAIMGTYLNPQFVDPLIYKNWYWWGLDMIADGDVLIWTAGTLYLLAPLLANRALYGERVVRYVILADLIVSMGVWSHHLLSDRPQPAMLRLVSGQFITWGEFFTMGLSFFTALITLWFGRPIKSSMSLKFMLGAIFGFALGGFAGLVQANYGLNVIIHNTQWIAGIHIHMMLLAGLSSLIFAVIYTLLPMLTGRGLISEKLSNLHFWLWMIGSVGMAISVGLAGTAGMLRRDLYFGTSMYLPYMYIGTAFAIIMAIGYLVFIINIIKTYGLKTLVGIFIPLKQ
- a CDS encoding S9 family peptidase produces the protein MGWKNKVEELFKIPDIYLAGLANKDKHLVYLSNETGSYQLWSLDLSTMVKRQISYGEDRVTSVDVHEDSELVIFARDRGGNEKHQVFITDAIKGSEKKISNLPPTRILTLKISPDANMIVLTGADQESNKLFLMKPNGDYEIIYERSAGMFITDWNKNLITGYSWSVDEPKVSYLILYDTIKDRVLLYTPKDGSENLTPIISPDGQEVLFTTNAENLKVYNLAIYDIKNNEIRYLKAKEYGLDFINYEWFRNKNAVYYIAKRNGETNIYIENLDNGTVTKLNTPRGFISNSKITKDNRHLYIAHSSLSSPRSIYRITIENGKMEIIIKPKVPQELINELNEPIFTKYKSYDGLEIPAYIIESKNTKKPGPTVIWVHGGPWWEVSNEWNPSMQALAISGLHVIAPNFRGSTGYGPEFQYLDIGDPGGGDLQDIIHARTYAVNIGLADANKIAITGASYGGFMTYIATVKAPELWKAAAAAVGIVDWLEMYELSDSIFRNFIEKLMAGKPEQKTELYKDRSATNFVENLKTPLLIWHRANDSRVPLKPILKYAMKLLESNKTFELHIIPEEGHGPQKVENITKQTIHIIEFLKKHLNNLNT
- a CDS encoding helix-turn-helix domain-containing protein — its product is MKHKLLTINIKPEKVSLAYQLEKYDTKARLLGCKLVRGYKALLMIEIIHDDNYKKLISSLKNALGKRNVIVVNENDSRSFLITTLKHRAIHDAVSKSKTFCITCPFITPSRPDGYVSWTVLVPSSESAKNFIKILEQRNVEVKSVSSNKIAVNPLTAREFEILRTAYNLGYYDYPRLISFNELAKKLGIVPSTLSEELRKAEKKVITIYMRNLLKPLSITSFHENRFTTSAY